AAAGATCTGCTGGCAATTTTACCGTCTTTATCAATCACTACGAAACATGGCAGCTTAAATCCATAGATTCCGTATTTTTTTGCAACGTCTGAGTTCAGACCTCCTTCACCGTATACATTTACTCCCGGAATACCTTTCAAAAGAGCATTGCTTGTTTTGATAAACTGATCTTTTGTATCATCTAAGTTCACAAATGTGAAGTTCATTTTAGATTTATAGAAATTCACTACTTCTTTCAGAATTGGAACAGTTGCTTCTGCGATGTAGGGATTCCATGATGCATAGAATACAAGCATTGTTGGTTTTCCTTTTCCTTCTGAAATTTTATATGATTTCCCGTCTTGTTTAATTAATGAAGCATCCGGAGCTGCCTCTCCAACTTTCACACCAGTTATTGCCAGGTGAAGATCTTTTAAACTCTTTTTAATTCCACTGTCTTTGATCTCTTCATTAATGATCTTAGAAACTCTGTCCAGTGCTTTAGGATCTGCTCCCGGACGCATATCCTGAGCAGCGATAAATGAAAGAAGATAATCTTTCTTCGTCTGTGGCGTTTCTTCTTTCTGGCTTTTCAAAAACTGAGAGAATAGTTCAGTTAAAGTTACCCCAGGATTATTAGCTACTTTAGGCTCAGCGAATTTCTGGAAATCAGCGTTATATTTGTTTAGTAGGTAGCTTCTGTAGATAGGGCTTGTCTTCAGCATTTTATCTTTATTCTCCTGCAGCTTGTCTTCATAATCCGTAAAGGCTTTTGTTACTTTAAAAGCTGGGCCTTCTGACATTTTCTTCATCATTTCGTACTGCGCCATGATGGTAAGAACCGTACTTGAAACATCCATTTTCTTCCATTCTACGATGTCGTTATCAGGATTGAATTTCTTGATGTTCTCATCAATATTTTTCTTGATGTCGCTATCTATTTTCTGAACTCCTTGAAGAAATGTTTTTTCATCTTTTCTCATCAGTTCAGGAACGTTTGCTTTCTGTGCATAAGTTCCAAGATATTTTTGGGTAGCTACAAAGAAATCGTTATTCTTTTTAGCATCACCGGTAATCACATATTCCATAGGGAATGTAGCACCGTTACCGGAAATATTTAAAGTTTGACCTGCTTTTAAATAAATCAGATTTCTTTTCTCTCCGTAAGAAATCTCATACATCCCGTCTTTCGGGGCATCAAAGGAACCGGAAAAATTTCCGTTTTTATCTAGTCCTAAATTCACCAAAGGTAAGGTAGCAACACCGGAAGCCTCTATCAGCTCAATTCTTTCCAACGGTGATCCACCTGTGATTTTTCCTTTTACTTCAACTTTTTTTGAACAAGACATCGCAAAAACCGCGATGATAAACAATAAAAGATATTTTTTCATTTCAATTTTTAATATTACACAAAAATACGCTTTTTAGGGCTTGTTAATTCACCCTGATTATTTTTTTTGAAAAATTTATAACAACCCTTTAATAAGGCATTATACAATGCTTTTTATCTTTGTCAGATTCTCTGATATTCACAGAATCTGCTGAAAGACCATTTT
This region of Chryseobacterium vaccae genomic DNA includes:
- a CDS encoding TlpA family protein disulfide reductase: MKKYLLLFIIAVFAMSCSKKVEVKGKITGGSPLERIELIEASGVATLPLVNLGLDKNGNFSGSFDAPKDGMYEISYGEKRNLIYLKAGQTLNISGNGATFPMEYVITGDAKKNNDFFVATQKYLGTYAQKANVPELMRKDEKTFLQGVQKIDSDIKKNIDENIKKFNPDNDIVEWKKMDVSSTVLTIMAQYEMMKKMSEGPAFKVTKAFTDYEDKLQENKDKMLKTSPIYRSYLLNKYNADFQKFAEPKVANNPGVTLTELFSQFLKSQKEETPQTKKDYLLSFIAAQDMRPGADPKALDRVSKIINEEIKDSGIKKSLKDLHLAITGVKVGEAAPDASLIKQDGKSYKISEGKGKPTMLVFYASWNPYIAEATVPILKEVVNFYKSKMNFTFVNLDDTKDQFIKTSNALLKGIPGVNVYGEGGLNSDVAKKYGIYGFKLPCFVVIDKDGKIASRSFVNIGEQDLVSILDKQTGLTAPKVNPNIQLQPGGGMMVDPSQPAQPVNPQPEPVK